A genomic segment from Amycolatopsis camponoti encodes:
- a CDS encoding YdeI/OmpD-associated family protein produces the protein MTDVPDELAAALAAAPDAAARFEALPPSHRREYVRWVAEAKKPATRVSRAEKTVARLRGEA, from the coding sequence TTGACCGACGTCCCCGACGAGCTGGCCGCCGCGCTCGCCGCGGCGCCGGACGCGGCCGCGCGTTTCGAGGCCCTGCCGCCCTCACACCGGCGCGAGTACGTCCGGTGGGTGGCGGAGGCCAAGAAGCCCGCGACGCGCGTCTCACGGGCGGAGAAGACCGTCGCACGGCTGCGCGGCGAAGCCTGA
- the qcrC gene encoding cytochrome bc1 complex diheme cytochrome c subunit, giving the protein MTTSTKTSERRYRARSKLRRRFAGLLALGIALVGAGALYAVFAPEPQTAQAQGTPAQLRLGEQVYNNTCIACHGANLEGVQDRGPSLIGIGDAAVYFQTSSGRMPAARQEAQIERKPPKLTEAEIDAVGAYIQAHGGGAQRPAEKGEALRGSDPARGGELFRLNCASCHNFTGRGGALSAGKYAPNLDPASEEQIYTAMLTGPQNMPKFSDRQLSPEEKKDIVAYVKSVSDGNNNPGGNGLGGVGPASEGVIAFIVGIAALIGATLWIGSKA; this is encoded by the coding sequence ATGACCACCAGCACGAAAACGTCGGAGCGCCGCTACCGCGCGCGGTCGAAGCTGCGGAGGCGGTTCGCCGGCCTGCTCGCGCTCGGTATCGCGCTGGTGGGCGCCGGCGCCCTGTACGCCGTGTTCGCCCCGGAGCCGCAGACCGCGCAGGCCCAGGGCACGCCGGCGCAGCTGCGCCTCGGCGAGCAGGTCTACAACAACACCTGCATCGCGTGCCACGGCGCGAACCTCGAGGGCGTGCAGGACCGCGGGCCGAGCCTGATCGGCATCGGCGACGCCGCGGTGTACTTCCAGACTTCTTCCGGCCGCATGCCCGCCGCGCGCCAGGAGGCGCAGATCGAGCGGAAGCCGCCGAAGCTGACCGAGGCCGAGATCGACGCGGTCGGCGCTTACATCCAGGCGCACGGCGGCGGCGCCCAGCGCCCGGCGGAGAAGGGCGAGGCGCTGCGCGGCTCCGACCCGGCCCGCGGTGGCGAGCTGTTCCGCCTCAACTGCGCGTCGTGCCACAACTTCACCGGCCGCGGCGGCGCGCTGTCCGCCGGCAAGTACGCGCCGAACCTGGACCCGGCCAGCGAAGAGCAGATCTACACGGCCATGCTCACCGGGCCGCAGAACATGCCGAAGTTCTCCGACCGGCAGCTGTCGCCGGAGGAGAAGAAGGACATCGTCGCCTACGTGAAGTCGGTGTCCGACGGCAACAACAACCCGGGTGGTAACGGCCTCGGCGGGGTCGGCCCCGCTTCCGAGGGCGTGATCGCCTTCATCGTCGGGATCGCCGCGCTGATCGGCGCGACGTTGTGGATTGGATCGAAGGCATGA
- the qcrA gene encoding cytochrome bc1 complex Rieske iron-sulfur subunit, protein MSAEGPKPPTEAELAEMDRDQLVKLGGALDGVEIVEYPTPWPVEGTRAEKRAERLVAFWFALSALAGIAFVVSLIWWPWQYEAPDNESAHFWYSLYTPMLGLTLGLAILGLGIGVILYTKKFVPAEVAVQERHDGDGKGSAEVDRATIIAHLADAGSRSTIARRSLVKRTAIAGAGALGLAAAALPLASFIKDPWKDTDNRASLWHTGWLPNYPGEKVYLRRDTGKPIEVEHGKETEVPLLKAEDLDAGAMETVFPFRESERNDAEALAAALTRIDNPVMLIRLRPTDAAKVVKRAGQEDFNFGDLYAYTKICSHVGCPTSLYEQRTNRILCPCHQSQFDALHYAKPIFGPATRPLAQLPITVDEEGYLIARGDFIEAIGPAFWERKS, encoded by the coding sequence ATGAGTGCCGAGGGGCCTAAGCCGCCGACGGAGGCGGAGCTGGCGGAGATGGACCGCGACCAGCTGGTCAAGCTGGGCGGCGCGCTCGACGGGGTCGAGATCGTCGAGTACCCGACCCCGTGGCCCGTGGAGGGCACCCGCGCGGAGAAGCGGGCCGAGCGCCTGGTGGCGTTCTGGTTCGCCCTGTCCGCGCTGGCCGGGATCGCGTTCGTCGTCTCGCTCATCTGGTGGCCGTGGCAGTACGAGGCGCCGGACAACGAGAGCGCCCACTTCTGGTACAGCCTGTACACCCCGATGCTCGGTCTCACGCTCGGCCTGGCCATCCTCGGTCTCGGCATCGGCGTGATCCTGTACACGAAGAAGTTCGTGCCCGCCGAGGTCGCGGTGCAGGAGCGCCACGACGGCGACGGAAAGGGGTCGGCCGAGGTCGACCGCGCCACGATCATCGCCCACCTGGCCGACGCCGGGAGCCGCAGCACCATCGCGCGCCGGTCGCTGGTCAAGCGCACGGCGATCGCCGGGGCCGGCGCACTGGGCCTCGCGGCCGCGGCGCTGCCGCTCGCGTCCTTCATCAAGGACCCGTGGAAGGACACCGACAACCGGGCGTCGCTCTGGCACACCGGCTGGCTGCCGAACTACCCCGGCGAGAAGGTCTACCTGCGCCGCGACACCGGCAAGCCCATCGAGGTCGAGCACGGCAAGGAGACCGAGGTCCCCCTGCTCAAGGCCGAGGACCTCGACGCCGGCGCGATGGAGACCGTGTTCCCGTTCCGCGAGTCCGAGCGGAACGACGCCGAGGCACTGGCGGCCGCGCTGACCCGGATCGACAACCCGGTCATGCTGATCCGCCTGCGCCCGACCGACGCCGCCAAGGTGGTCAAGCGGGCCGGCCAGGAGGACTTCAACTTCGGCGACCTCTACGCGTACACGAAGATCTGCAGCCACGTCGGCTGCCCGACCTCCCTGTACGAGCAGCGGACCAACCGGATCCTGTGCCCGTGCCACCAGTCGCAGTTCGACGCCCTCCACTACGCGAAGCCGATTTTCGGCCCGGCGACCCGTCCGCTGGCCCAGCTACCGATCACGGTGGACGAAGAGGGATACTTGATCGCGCGAGGCGACTTCATCGAGGCCATCGGTCCGGCCTTTTGGGAGCGTAAGTCATGA
- the ctaE gene encoding aa3-type cytochrome oxidase subunit III yields the protein MRRVTTAAPTISQRVHSLNRPNMVSVGTIVWLSSELMFFAGLFAMFFTVKAQNSSGQWPPPLHGEEFHLNVAYAIPFTVILVLSSLTCQFGVFAAERGDVYGLRRWYIITLIMGAIFVGGQANEYHNLVEEGMTIPSGPFGTVFYLATGFHGLHVIGGLIAFVYLLIRTKLSKFTPAQATSAIVVSYYWHFVDIVWVGLFGVIYLLP from the coding sequence ATGCGACGCGTGACAACGGCAGCTCCCACCATCAGTCAGCGGGTCCACTCGCTGAACCGGCCGAACATGGTCAGTGTCGGCACCATCGTGTGGCTGTCCAGCGAGCTGATGTTCTTCGCCGGACTGTTCGCGATGTTCTTCACCGTCAAGGCGCAGAACTCTTCCGGCCAGTGGCCGCCGCCGTTGCACGGCGAGGAGTTCCACCTCAACGTGGCGTACGCGATCCCGTTCACGGTGATCCTCGTGCTGTCCTCGCTGACCTGCCAGTTCGGCGTGTTCGCCGCCGAGCGCGGTGACGTCTACGGCCTGCGCCGCTGGTACATCATCACGTTGATCATGGGCGCGATCTTCGTCGGCGGCCAGGCCAACGAGTACCACAACCTGGTCGAAGAGGGGATGACGATCCCGTCCGGCCCGTTCGGCACGGTCTTCTACCTCGCGACCGGGTTCCACGGCCTGCACGTCATCGGCGGGCTCATCGCCTTCGTGTACCTGCTCATCCGCACGAAACTGAGCAAGTTCACGCCCGCCCAGGCCACGTCGGCGATCGTCGTGTCCTACTACTGGCACTTCGTCGACATCGTGTGGGTCGGCCTCTTCGGTGTGATCTACCTCCTTCCGTAG
- the qcrB gene encoding cytochrome bc1 complex cytochrome b subunit: MSSLTTPTKGSSPVEKALADAADNADQRYHAAKGLRHQLNKVFPTHWSFLLGEIALYSFIILLLTGVYLTLFFDPSMQEVVYHGSFKNMQGLEMSQAFRTTLDLSFDVRGGLFMRQLHHWAALIFVASMAVHMLRIFFTGAFRRPREANWVIGGLLLILGCFEGFFGYSLPDDLLSGTGIRATLSGIVLSVPVIGTWIHWALFGGEFPGDQIIPRLYTLHILLLPGIMLALVGAHLALVWYQKHTQFPGVRRKETNVVGVRIMPYFALKGGAFFTLVVGVLALMSGLFQINPVWNFGPYNPAQVSAGSQPDWYMAWADGMLRIWPAWEVYLGNYTIPAVFFPGAIGMPVLIGLLLAYPFLERKLSKDTAHHNLLQRPRDAPVRTALGAMALGFFLVIELSGFNDIIADSFDISLNATTWAGRIGVLIVPPIAYYLTYRLCLGLQRADREVLEHGVETGIIKRLPHGEFIEIHQPLAGVDSHGHAVPLEYQGASVPKKMNKLGSAGQAVPGTFWSPDPAEETVALQRAHGHGNGHGNGHSITQGEPGEIETAEAAKGSDH, from the coding sequence ATGAGTTCACTCACCACGCCGACCAAGGGGTCGAGCCCGGTCGAAAAGGCACTGGCCGACGCCGCGGACAACGCCGACCAGCGGTACCACGCGGCCAAGGGCCTGCGGCACCAGCTGAACAAGGTGTTCCCGACCCACTGGTCGTTCCTGCTGGGCGAGATCGCGCTCTACAGCTTCATCATCCTGTTGCTGACCGGGGTGTACCTGACGCTGTTCTTCGACCCCTCGATGCAGGAGGTCGTCTACCACGGCAGCTTCAAGAACATGCAGGGCCTGGAGATGTCGCAGGCCTTCCGCACCACCCTGGACCTCTCGTTCGACGTTCGCGGTGGGTTGTTCATGCGGCAGCTGCACCACTGGGCGGCGCTGATCTTCGTGGCGTCGATGGCCGTGCACATGCTGCGGATCTTCTTCACCGGCGCGTTCCGGCGCCCGCGTGAGGCCAACTGGGTGATCGGCGGGCTGCTGCTGATCCTCGGGTGTTTCGAGGGTTTCTTCGGGTATTCGCTGCCGGACGACCTGCTCTCGGGTACCGGTATCCGGGCGACGTTGTCGGGGATCGTGTTGTCGGTGCCGGTGATCGGTACCTGGATCCACTGGGCGCTCTTCGGTGGGGAGTTCCCGGGCGATCAGATCATCCCGCGGTTGTACACGCTGCACATCCTGCTGCTGCCGGGCATCATGCTCGCCCTGGTCGGGGCGCACCTGGCGCTGGTGTGGTATCAGAAGCACACCCAGTTCCCGGGGGTGCGGCGCAAGGAGACCAACGTCGTCGGTGTGCGGATCATGCCGTACTTCGCGTTGAAGGGCGGGGCGTTCTTCACCCTGGTCGTCGGGGTGCTGGCGTTGATGTCGGGGTTGTTCCAGATCAACCCGGTGTGGAACTTCGGCCCGTACAACCCGGCGCAGGTGTCGGCGGGCTCGCAGCCGGACTGGTACATGGCCTGGGCCGACGGCATGCTCCGGATCTGGCCGGCGTGGGAGGTCTACCTCGGGAACTACACGATCCCGGCGGTGTTCTTCCCCGGCGCGATCGGCATGCCGGTCCTGATCGGCCTGCTGCTGGCCTACCCGTTCCTCGAGCGCAAGCTGTCCAAGGACACCGCGCACCACAACCTGCTCCAGCGGCCCCGGGACGCCCCGGTCCGCACGGCGCTGGGCGCGATGGCGCTGGGCTTCTTCCTGGTCATCGAGCTGTCGGGCTTCAACGACATCATCGCCGACAGCTTCGACATCTCGCTGAACGCGACGACGTGGGCGGGCCGCATCGGCGTGCTCATCGTGCCGCCGATCGCCTACTACCTGACCTACCGGCTCTGCCTGGGTCTGCAGCGGGCCGACCGCGAGGTGCTGGAGCACGGCGTCGAGACGGGCATCATCAAGCGGCTGCCGCACGGTGAGTTCATCGAAATCCACCAGCCGCTCGCCGGCGTCGACAGCCACGGCCACGCGGTCCCGCTCGAGTACCAGGGCGCGTCGGTGCCGAAGAAGATGAACAAGCTGGGCTCGGCCGGTCAGGCCGTGCCGGGCACGTTCTGGTCGCCGGACCCGGCCGAGGAGACCGTCGCGCTGCAGCGGGCCCACGGTCACGGGAACGGGCACGGCAACGGCCACTCGATCACCCAGGGCGAGCCGGGCGAGATCGAGACGGCCGAGGCCGCCAAGGGCTCGGACCACTAG